The Glycine soja cultivar W05 chromosome 4, ASM419377v2, whole genome shotgun sequence genomic sequence ttctagattcttctatcttatacatacacttatagttctagattgttctaccatattcatactcactatagttctaggatattctactattttcatacatattatatttaagaatactctagaaatttgtagcaatttcaacacattataatagaagaagaaatccccaAGGCCTAATAAAAGACCTATCATACCCCTATTTTGACAGACACTGGCTAGAAAACAAAGACTTACCTACGGGATTCTGAAGGAAAATAGAAGTATAAATAGACATCAAGAGGCACATAATAAGGGATTTTGAGAGAGATCCCATCTTGAATCTCATGATCTACCTATAACACCCTCAAACTATCTATTGCTTAGTCTGATTTCATCAAGGAATGAATATGCTCCACTGAGATAGATTATACTATCAAATTTTGGTAGAATATAAACGTGATTGGACATATTTCAAGTTCTTGGTTTGATGCTGGGGAAAATATTGAGAACATCAAGAACACAAGGTCACTCCCAAAAATGGGttcattctcttttcttctattttattattctcgAACCTAATCTCTATAACTAAATAATTCATCCAAAGCGTACATCAGATATCTATTAGTCACAGTAGAGCAAACACCGCACATATTAGAAATCAACTGACACACTCAAGCAGGTTTTGCAGCATACCATTATAAAGGTCCATGTTCGACCTGGATCATTGTACCGTGCAAGCAAACAACCAGGCTGAGGTTTAAGACCATCTTTAATAATATTGGCACGCAGGGTTTTCTCCTTTTCACGAACAATATCCTCTGTGGGTTTTCCGCTAAACTTCATTATTGCAACAATGCCTCCTTCAACCTTTCTCAAGCGAGCTGTTTCTTGATTAGGATTTGGCAAACTGGTCAACATTAAAACAGTAAGCACAAACCTTTAAATTCAACTAAAGATATTAcacttttttatgtttattattttctacAAAACTGTATTTCTTTATTAAGCCAAGGCAAGCATCTCTTAGcacaaaatttattcaaatttcaaaacaagcAAAACTCAGTAGACATACCTTTCTGTTTCTTTGTCAAATGGAAGAACTATTTGGATTGACAGTTTGGACAGGTCAGCATCATTGGCTTGAGTGAATACAGGAGTAGTCATTGGTATCTTCTCagttataaaaagtaaatttcaaCCACTTCCTATTGAAGAAGTTGAAGCACTGTTGCTAGCTCACAAAGCTTGATTGCTGAAGTTACGAAAACATACTTCTGAATCGCATTCAATTAATCTCACTCAGGTGAACCCTAACTCTTCttcgtcattttttttttattctcatgtAGCGTCAAACAAGTCTTCACAATAGTATGATTTTTTTGGTCATGGAAATTTTAACCACGACATCCACCGTGGAGGTGGCGGTGGCGGTCGTGGCTATAAGGGAGGATGCTTCGGAATTAATATGGTCATACTGCATCTGTCTGTCACTATAGGTTTGATCAGGTCTATCAACCAAATCCTTCACTCACTCTACATGATCCTTCAAATCAAGGAAATACTCCGACTAACAACTTTAGTCAAAATCAGTATTCTAGTCAAGGAAATGGTTCTGGTCAAAATAACTATGGACAAAACAATGGGTTCAGATCATCAAATTCATGGAGTCAAGGTACCAATCAAAACAGGTCAATGCAAAACAATCAATAGAATCAACAGTCTCCAAGTGCAATGATTGCAAACTCTAATTCTAACTTTCAGACTGGTACCCCTATAACTTGGTTACTAGATTCAGGTGCCTCATTTCATGTGATAGGGGAATCacaaaacatacaacaactcAATAAATTTGCTCTAGATAATGgtgtatattttgaatttcatcctAATCATTGTCTTGTGAAATCACAGGGAGCCAATGAGATCTTGCTTCAAGGCTCACTTAGACTTGATGATTTATATGTCTTCCCAAACCTTCATCTCCAAGGCTCAATTGTTGCCAGTTCAGCTTCTTGTTTTGTTTCAAATTCTGTAACCAATGTCTGTCCTGATGTAAATAATGCTAATTCTGATGTAAAAACTACTTCTGTTGCAAGTGCACGTACTAGAACAGATTCTCAAACTCTTTGGCACCTTAGATTGGGCCACTCtagttttgatgttttgagaCTTGTTCTCAATCATTGTAAGATACCAATCTCTAAGAAAAATGTCTTCGAATTTTGTACAACTTGCTATGTTGGTAAATCTCAAAGGTTACATGCCTCCTTATCTGAAACAATTTATAATCAACCTTTGGAATTAATATATAGTGATCTATGGGGTCCTGCACATATTCCTTCCAAAAATGGTTTACTATTACATAACCTTTGTTGATGCCTATTCTAGGTTCACATGGATTTATCTGCTTACAAAAATAAATCAGAAACCTTCATTGTTTTCCAACAGTTCAAGTTAATGGCTAAACTTCAGTTTAATTCCAAAATTAAAAGTGTTCAAACAGACTGGGGAGGGGAGTTTAGACCTCTAACCAATTTTTTAGCAAGCCAGGGTATCACTCATAGATTGATCTGTCCTCACACTAATCGTCAAAATGATGTAGTCGAGAGGAAACACAAACGTATTGTGGAATTAGGACTCACCTAAAACAAGCCTCCCTACCTCTCAAGTTCTGGGATTTTGCTTTCACTACAACAGTATATTTGATTAGTAGATTACCTACCATCTCTCTAAACTTTAATGTTCCCTATACTGTTTTATTCAACAAAAACCCAGATTATAACTTCCTTAAAGCCTTTGGTTGCTCTTGTTTTCCCTTCCTTAGACCTTACAATCGTCACAAACTTGAATTTAGGTCTCATGAGTGTGTTTTTCTTGGGTATTCCACCTCTCTTAAGGGCTGCAAGTGCCTTTCTCCTACTGGCAAACTTTTCATCTCCAAGGATATTGTTTTCAATGAAGTTAAATTTCCTTATTCAGATTTGTTTTTATCTTCTCCTAAGCCTGTGTCACCCCTTATTAACCCCACTTCTTTAATTCCCTCCATACCTATTATTCCTCAACCCCTTTCTTCTCCATCCCTCTCTAGCAATTTTATTGCTGGTCCTACTTTTGTTGATCCCGCAGCAGATTCAAATTCCAACTCTAGTTCTCCTGTCAATGTTGATTCTAGTCCTACTATTGAGCCTGTAGCTCCTATCTTTGAAGTTGGATCTACTTCTGTGCAAGCTAATTCTCCTCAGTCATTAGATTAGTCTCCTTCTGAAATTTCACATTGTACAACATTGGAAAATGTTCCTACAGTTAATTCTCATCCTATGCAGATCAGATTAAAGTCTGGAATTCATTTACCTAGGCTTAATCCAACTCTGTTACTTGCTCACTGTGAACCCAAGTCTGTAAAGCAAGCTTTAGCTGGTTCAAAATGGTTTATTGCAATGAAACAAGAATATGAGGCACTGATGAATAACAAGACTTGGGATTTGGTATCTCTTCCATCCAATAGGAAAGCAGTGGGTTGCAAATGGGTGttcagagaaaaagaaaatgcagaTGGGATTGTGAATAGATACAACGCTAGACTAGTAGCAAAAGGATTTCATCAGGTGGCTGGTTCTGATTTCAATGAAAGCTTTTCCCCTGTCATCAAACTTGTTACAGTAAGGTTGATTCTAACCTTGGCCCTAACCAACAAGTGAGAACTCTTTCAACTTGATGTCAATAATGCCTTCTTAAATGGTTTTCTGGAGGAAACCATTTATATGCagcaaccccctggttttgaaaaccCCAATACCTCTCTAGTTTGTAAACTGAATAAGGCTCTATATGGGCTTAAGCAAGCACCAAGACAGTGGTTTGACAGGCTAAAATCTACTCTCTTGCATCTTGGTTTTTCTGCAAGCAAGTGTGACCCATCTCTCTTTGTTTTCAAAGATACCTCTCATATCATTTATCTTTTggtgtatgttgatgatattataatCACTGGTAGTTCTATCAACTTAGTCCAACAATTTATTATCAAACTTCATTCTAATTTTTCACTTAAACAACTTGGGAAGCTGGACTATTTTTTGGGATTTGAAGTCAAGACTCTAATTGATGGCTCTATTCTTCTAACTCAAAGTAAATACATAAGAGACCTTCTACAGAAAACCAAAATGGCTGAGGCTCAACCTATTGCTTCCCCAATGGTTTTTGGATGCAAGCTTACTAAAACAGGAGCATATCTCTTCTCAGATCCTACTCTATATAGATCAGTAGTTGGAGCTCTCCAATACTCCACCATAACCAGAACTGAGCTAAGTTTTGCTGTAAACAAAGTCTGTCAATTCATGGTCATACTCTTGAAACTCACTGAGCAGTAGtgaaaagaattctcaagtATCTAAAAGGCTCTTTACACCATGGCCTACTTCTCAAAGCTGCTACTCCAGGAATTACCATTCCTATTAAGGCCCTATGTGATGCAGATTGGGCTTCTAACCCTGATGATCACAGATCTACTTTAGGAGCTGCTATTTATTTTGGTCCTAACCTTATATCTTGGTGGTCTAAGAAACAACAGATTGTTGCAAGGTCAAGTACTGAAGCTGAGTATCGAAACCTATCTCAAGCTACAACTGAAGTAGTGTGGATTTATTAGAATTCTAACAGTATCATAGAGAGATattttgagagaaagagagaatgaaaaatgatattaaGCCACTTAATAGTGTAGTACAGTCTGGTATTTATAGACCAAAAAAGTCAGTTATAACAACtaactaacttctaaataaCTCCCTTTAACTGGAGTGCAGTTGAATATTGCAACTCTCTGTACATTACTCTAATAGGATTCAAACTCTGCTGACTGAACTCTCTATTCCTTTCACTACTCCAACAATCTTCTGTCATAATCAAAGTGCTGTTGTCATCACTCATAATCCTGTTCTTCACTCCAGTACAAAGCACATGGAGattgatattttctttgttcGAGAGAAAGTTCTAGCTAAAAAACTGCAAGTCTACCACATTCCTGCCATAGATAAATGGGCAGGTGCCTTGACAAAAGCTCTATCTCCAACCAGTTTTCTTTTCTAGAGATCCAAACTCAGTGTCCTTGAGCCTCCTCCAAAGACTCAGCCCcattgaggggggggggggtgtatTAGAGTATTATATGGAGCTGCAGTTAATCAACTGCAGACTCATCTAGCTTCTAGTAGAAGTTAGTTAGTTGTTAGTAGTTGAAAGTTAGTTAGACAATTCTGTTAGACTCTCTAATAGAATTGTCTATATATACTCTTTGTAAATCTGAGTCACATGGGTTAATGAATAATATTTCACTTCTTCAtttctcctttctctctctctctctctctctattctcTTAGACTAGAAACTCTATGAATGCGGTCCTTTAAACAAAATGGCCCATTATTATCATGGAACAGACTACTACATCAGAAATGACAGAAAATACATTAAACTATCAGTATCAATGCAAGAACATCTATGTTGATGAATGACAAGATTGACCTCATAATTTGCCATCCTTTTCAATATTTGATATTTGGGTGATTCCAATTCTAGTGTCTTGTAAATCCTCAACTGCAAAGTGCCAAGGCTTCCAAGTTAGAATAACTTTCAGGAGACTTTGAGATAAAGAACATCCAAGGCATACATCCAAATATTGTGAAATAGAAGGGCTACCTATTTGATTACATCCAACAAaccttcaaaagaaaaatactcaTTTTTCTCTATTGAATCCCAAAAGTTcgggaaaattgaaaaataagaagTTCAATGCCAATATGGAAGTAGTAATATCTCTACatttacaaaaataagatgCAGTTTAAGCACCGTTGAGTGTTGTTTTCCAATTAAAACTAGACACTACAAGGaaaatgacttttacctactgTCAAGATCTATCACTAGAAGTCCAAAATCCGTAGGTAGAAGTATAAAGGACTTTGTCCTACAGACGTTTTTTGCGTCAACTTTGAGGGGGTATACAGTGACAACTAATAGTCTGTCACTATAGGCTTTACCTACGGATATATTTTTACCTACAGTCAAATTTAACTATCACTATAGGTAACACCTACTATTTCAAATGTGTAggtaaaagatattaatttatacttataatttctaactgtaggtaaaagtcaattTACTTGTACCTACGGTGTTCTGTAGGTAAatgtcatataataataataaatctagTTCCTAATTACACTCTttgttgattataatttttaattaaatatacatgaGCTTATTATTATGCTGCACAAAGTTAGAGATCTGCTGCAACATGGCCTTTGAAAAGTTACAACAACCTGCAAAAGGAGTTACATCATGTATAACATATAAGAAACTGAGCAAGTGGACAATTTCCATTCAAATATACATAATGTTCAATAGAAATAGGAGAGAAAGAGAACCTTCTCATTTTGTGTAAACAAGCAATCTAGCAGAAGGGTGCGATCATCAGCATTTAATGCTTGCTTAAGCAAAACATGTACAGAGTCTGCACTTGGAGGCTTTGCTGGGACAAAAGATTCTTACTCTATATCACTCCTTGATTTGTTCCCATCCAGAACACTTAGACTAGCAAGTTTCTCTCCCATTGTTGGCTCATTCAAATCATCATCAAGAAGGACTCCTTCAGTAGCCTCATGTTGATCTACATTAAATGATAGTACAAAAAATACCAATCAATTCTTAAATATACTCAGATAGTGGTACTGTGGTAGTACTACTGCTCATCATGCCAAAGagtaaattttacataaactaATGGAGGATGTCTTATGGGAAGTGTAGGACCTCTACACAGACTTCCTGAATTTAAATCACACTTCCAAACTTGAAGATGTTTATCCTTAAAATCTAATGTAACTAAATTTTTGGCATCACTCGATATAGAAATGTGCTCTACATTTCCCTGTTGAGgaataaaactaaaatgtaaTGATGCTTTTAACTTGTAAAGACAAATATTCGTATCCAGAATAAGTAATGAAGATTACCAAATCATTAGGGAACTTCAGAATCTCTTCCCCAATTTCCCAGCTTATAACCCGTGGTCTAGAGCTGACAATagctaaatatttttcatctggaaaattagaaaagaaacaagtgTCAGTTGTCATGCAATAAGATGAATGAATATGATGGACCAAGCTCATGAAAAATGTCGGTAAGCAATTTACACTACTAGCGTGTTTGACAACTCGTTCAGATCCAAGTAAGAAACTCATGTTCTAAACGTGAAAAGTGAAACCAAACATGCTATACATTACATATTCACCTCGTATGTTTTAAATCACGCTGTTATGGATCataaaccatgaaataagattcaGATACTTGTTTGAATTGGTCTTAATTAGTCaattataactttttacatttaatatatatacctGGTGAGAATTTACTCTCAATGTAAATTGAACCCATGaagaaatatataaagaaataaaccatggtgctcttttttttttcttttgaaagtcAGTATAGTACTTCTAATGTACCTTTTTGGcattttaaaactttgaaaGGTAGAAGAATGATCAATGAgatattacaaattacaatttacaataaaggaaaagaaaaaaaaggagaagggaAGTGTGTGTGAGGGAATTATTACCATGGAAGCAATGGCTTGAACACCAACGTACTTAACGTCCCAACTGAATTCAGTCATGGCCCAAGTGGTCCCACCAAAGTCATAAGCCTTCTCCAAAAAATAGGTTAAATATTCCTCCTTTTGGGTGGCCCTATATAGCCATATTATAAAGTGGAACATTTTCACTTAACAGTTTCCAGATTTGAGGCCATGAATTCTGTATTACAAAAAGAGGAACATTTTCACTTAACAGTTGCTAACATTTTATCAAAGCATTTCATAATGTTAAGATATAAAATATACTGCAGTAATAAAGCATTAAAGATTTGAACGAGTTGTGCtctaaattaaagaataaagagCAGCACAGAAATGAGTAATTTCATTTGCATCTCCTCCAATATCTCTAATAAGAATCCTTTCACAAGCTTCTAGCGCCATTGTttggaagaagaatgaagaagagGCTATGAAGAATAGGAACTACAGGAACAAGGATATGTCTCACTTGAAGACAATAAAATGATGATTATATCGAGGAAAAGGAGGACCATTCATGTCCTTTCAGCTAGAAGCTTAGCCTTTCCAGATAGTTAGTATATGACAATTATATTTGGTAGATTTATTTTagcatttgaaaagaaaaatatattgcaACCAGTAACCACCATGCTTTCCTCCATTGACCGCAATGTCAACTCGACATTTGTATGGTGGATTTTAGGCTTGCTACTATCTACTAATAATAATGCCAACTTCTAATCACTTGGTCATTCATGCTCTGCTTGTTAACATGTTAAAAGAACCTTTCAAGCCAAAATTTTATGTCAGGTGAGCTAATGGAATATAAACGGTTATCTATaacaaaacaacattaaataagtaaaattaaatgaaaaacctTGCTGTGCTGTCAAATGAAGTGATTAATAACTGGCTTCCATCACGGGAGAAGGAAACACTTGTGACACCTTGAGAATGAACACGTTCAAGACGCTGTAAGCACTGACCAGTCCTAATACGCCAAACCTAAAATGAAATGTGAAATATACAATTTTAAGTTTTACATATTAACAGTTGGGGTAAAAACATAAACATTTCCAAAAACAGCAAGTCAACAACTACAACATCGACAAGAATTGGAGATAGCAAAAATTCAAGGAACCAGAAGATAATGAGACAAAGTAGGACCATATGAAGTTATAAACACAAATCATAGAGTGAAATGGAATGCAAGATGGCCCAACATgcacaataaataatttataccaCATTCATATAAAtgctcatttttaaaataaaaaaaataaagaaaaccaaattaaagacatattcatcattaaaaaataaaaatcagccTAGACACAATTACCACTAATCCAAGGCGTAATTTATAAGTCCATAACAATAGTCAAGCATAAGGGAAGAAAAAGACAGCACAGACTATCatccatgaaaaaaaaacatgcaagaCAGGAAGGTGGGACTAACTAAGCTATGCAAAATAAAGGTGATAGGGCAAAGACCAGAGTACAGAAGTTTTGGCTGCCAAAAAAAAGGACAGGTTTGGCCAATGGCCAGAAAACACTCGGGTTGCTGGGTGGTACTTGGTAGCCAGAAAAGATGAGGGAAGAATAAGGAGGTACAAATACAGGGTGGGGTGGCTGGGTTATCTGTATGGATGAAGGGATTCTAATCCTAAAATCCTACTGTTGCAAAAAATGGAgtaaaatcacaaaaatttcCCTACAAAAATGCGTGGCCAATGCCATAAAAGGGTGGAGGGTGGACAAAATACGTGATTTCGCCATTGCCTAAAGTTGCAACCACTTCACAATTTTGTCCATAAAATACCACCATCTAGATTGCAATCAGTGCAAAGCAAAAACACAATGCAACCACAAATTATAGCTACCAGAGGCAAATCTTCCCCACATCATCACTATACTATTGTTGCACAATTTGACGCTATTCACTATTAACCCATGCTTCAAAGTCATACAATCTAAATTTCACCAAATGAATTTTGTTTGGTAGCTCAGTTCTATTTCACAGAAATATCAAAGCTATATGTGCAGTGCACacctgaaaatataaaatgtacaAAATCAAGGATACAAGAATTTCTTCTATAGGTTAGCTCATGCAGCCTTATATGCAGACAAGTATTACTCACTTTAATCTTTCCATCTTGAGACCCAGATGAAAGCATTTCTGAATCTGTGCTAAAGTCTACACAAAGCACAACATCATCATGCATCATGAACACTTCCTGCAAGTTCATAGAATCAGAAAATGTCTAAGGCAAAGACTTTTGATAAACTATAAGAAATTTCCTTTAAATCAATAGTATTAATATTCTTAGACAGCATAAATCAAGCAGATATGTTCATAACTTCATACACTTACTGAACACAAAGTGAGCAAGAGACATATTATCAAAACAAGACATCATATCATGAAAGAAAATACAATCACATGAAAAAAAGGTGTAATCTGtgcataaatttatatatatatatatatatatatatatattacagaaCCACCAATCTGTACTTATTTACCACCAATCTGTACTTATTTACAGTCAAAGTTGAAATAGTTCCCAAAATGACAACAAAGATCTGAGTGAAATATCTTTTCTACAGCTTTGAATGCAATTATAAATGTAAAGGTACCAAGGTAACAAAAGTGTTTGGTAACCTTGGGGCTAAGTAAACCTTACCAAGGAAATATATCAGCCAAATATCTATTTCCAAATTCATCATCAACTATCACATACAAGACATTTATTTATTCTTGGCAGGTAAAGTCGTTCAAATAAAAACTCACTCACATCAGCCTGGTACTGTAGATCTTTCTTCAGCTTTCCACTTATGTAATCCCACACCTAGAAATATGTCCAAAAAATCAGGAAGAAAACTGCTGAAAATGAAACTTTAAACTCCAATCTAGAGCACGAggatgaatttgtaaataatatttaGTTGGAAGTAACTCTAGTGCTTGTATGCAGAAACACAGTGAATGAAAGGAGAATTATGCACTAGGAACAAGAATAGTTAATAGCTCGAGAAAATATTATGACGTTATAAATTCTCAAAACCCCAAACCACTTCCCCCTAAGAGACCAATAACTAGCGATCCTTTCAAATTCTATCAATTTTAAGTATTCAACGTCTAATTTTTTacagtgccttggataagatgTTAGGTTTTCAATGAAAACAAGTAACAAGAATGATAGTGAAGTGAGAATGAATACCCAAGTCATAGTCCGCAGGATTGAGAAAAATGCGAAGAGAAGAAGGGGATGCAtcagattcagattcagatTCCTTCGATTTCTTGGAGAACGAGTGAGGATCGTCGTCTTCCTCCGTGAAATGCCTTTTGTTCGAAGCCATTGTTATTTGTTAAGGACAGGCGccaaaacattaaaaatcagAGCCACATGCATTTTATACTCCCTGGGCACTAAGATAATACCCAAGCCACTGTGCATGTGCGTAAAGTGAATCAATGTTCTGAAGGGTAGCATAGGACTGTGGGGCAGCAGGGGTTTTCAACAAGGAAACAAGCAATGAGTAAAGATGTGTGCGTGAGAGGGAGGTTGCAATTGGTTTCAGGAGTTTTATTACAAGTTTTTACAAGGGACGCTTGTTTTGGTTCATAGTCAAGGGGCCGCACAATTGGGCAATTGGTAATTTGCTTTCGGCTTTTAGGTTACAAAATGTTTGTCATATTATCACTGGTATACTTAATATGGTATgggactaaaaacttaattagaGAATAGTTTAAGGATCATAACCtatcaaatatttgtttatgaattttaaaaaattgagaaaggttAATGTTTTACTTCTTCTTCTACACTTTTCTCTTTGGCGAACAAGTCACGATTTTTGTTATTCTTCTTCAATCCCAAAATAAAGAGAAAGTTGTGTTGGGTTAGATTAAAGTGGATTTGAGAAAACAACGCTCAGGTCCGAAGTTCAAATGGGAAATTTGGTCACACACGTGTCACGTGTCCCGACGAATgtcaatgaaaattttgaataattattaactaaaattaatttaaattgaatgattatttttttgaaattgagtatttactaaaaaaaacaagagactagtattcaaattcaaatagtctTAAAGAATTTTACCTACACCAACAATTGTAGGTATAAGACTTTTGAGGTTATACCTACACCAACCAATTATAGGCATAGATTTTGTGAAGTTTTATCTACATCAAGTAGTTGTaggtataag encodes the following:
- the LOC114409589 gene encoding suppressor of mec-8 and unc-52 protein homolog 1-like; the protein is MHPLLLFAFFSILRTMTWVWDYISGKLKKDLQYQADEVFMMHDDVVLCVDFSTDSEMLSSGSQDGKIKVWRIRTGQCLQRLERVHSQGVTSVSFSRDGSQLLITSFDSTARIHGLKSGNC
- the LOC114410727 gene encoding uncharacterized protein LOC114410727 — its product is LLFITEKIPMTTPVFTQANDADLSKLSIQIVLPFDKETESLPNPNQETARLRKVEGGIVAIMKFSGKPTEDIVREKEKTLRANIIKDGLKPQPGCLLARYNDPGRTWTFIMRNEMLIWLDDFSLD